From a region of the Corallococcus coralloides DSM 2259 genome:
- a CDS encoding tyrosine recombinase XerC, with product MSTLSPLLEQFKVHLEGEKGASPHTVRNYLIDLKDYERYLVERMKLSLLAGTHAAIRGYLGTLAVDHAPTSRARRLASIKSFYKYLVRQKLLSASPAKLVKSPKLPKSLPKVLPVEEVFAILDMPDVDTVLGLRDKAILEMLYGGGLRISELCGLDLLGVDRSSRIVRVMGKGSKERLVPLNVKAIRALEAYLARRGELLAELREGQDPDALFLNFKGGRLTARSIARHLDAYVLKLALARKVSPHAMRHSFATHLLGGGADIRSIQELLGHASLSTTQKYTHVTFEQLQEVYDSAHPRA from the coding sequence ATGTCCACCCTGTCCCCGCTGCTGGAGCAGTTCAAGGTCCACCTCGAAGGTGAGAAGGGCGCGTCGCCGCACACGGTGCGCAACTACCTCATCGACCTGAAGGACTATGAGCGCTACCTCGTGGAGCGGATGAAGCTGTCGCTGCTCGCGGGCACGCACGCGGCCATCCGTGGCTACCTGGGCACGCTCGCGGTGGACCACGCGCCCACGAGCCGCGCGCGGCGGCTGGCGAGCATCAAGTCCTTCTACAAGTACCTGGTGCGCCAGAAGCTCTTGTCCGCCAGTCCAGCCAAGCTGGTGAAGAGCCCCAAGCTGCCGAAGTCGCTGCCCAAGGTGCTGCCGGTGGAGGAGGTGTTCGCCATCCTCGACATGCCGGACGTGGACACGGTGCTGGGGCTTCGCGACAAGGCCATCCTGGAGATGCTCTACGGCGGCGGCCTGCGCATCAGCGAGCTGTGCGGCCTGGACCTCTTGGGCGTGGACCGGAGCAGCCGCATCGTCCGGGTGATGGGCAAGGGCAGCAAGGAGCGGCTCGTGCCGCTCAACGTGAAGGCCATCCGCGCGCTGGAGGCCTACCTGGCCAGGCGCGGCGAGCTGCTGGCCGAGCTTCGCGAGGGCCAGGACCCGGACGCGCTCTTCCTCAACTTCAAGGGCGGCCGGCTGACGGCCCGGAGCATCGCGCGGCACCTGGACGCGTACGTGCTGAAGCTGGCCCTGGCGCGCAAGGTGAGCCCGCACGCGATGCGCCACTCGTTCGCCACGCACCTGTTGGGCGGCGGCGCGGACATCCGCAGCATCCAGGAGCTGCTGGGCCACGCGAGCCTCTCCACCACCCAGAAGTACACCCACGTGACTTTCGAACAGTTGCAGGAAGTCTATGACTCCGCCCACCCGCGGGCGTGA
- a CDS encoding M20/M25/M40 family metallo-hydrolase has translation MSDTAPTAGLDRSASSRASSVARWVTAVLGLGVILLVLRGGSLPAPVPASAPGERFSAERAREHLRFIGAEPHALGTPRHAEVRDYLQARLRDVGAEVQVQRAPVFAPAQGIPRPAANVENVVGRLRARDGAKGTTVMLVAHYDSVPTGPGASDNGAAVASILEVARALQQGPALAGDVLLLFTDAEEQHLLGSTAFAASHPWARESGVVLNVDARGNAGPLLMFEVSPGGGWLVRRLAEEAPDVGAGSLFTAVYQRMKNATDFTALRQGGWQGLNFANVEGTQAYHSRKETVDAVSDGLLQQQGDTLLALTRRISREPSVPEGEELIYFNAGPLRVHYPRSWAAPLAVLWGGLFVFAIFRARQRKQLRLWAVLRESVVLLLVGFLASSLARLAWPLLKALQPGFRALSRSETQDNARFILAVVLWVMAAMGVGLYLRRRAPVMELAAGGCVPWAVICIAVSIVLPGASALFLWPFAGMVLLLLWLGRRGTEPLPQWHVPLWGLAALPLLLLLPGVLATFYTVLPLERAAVPSDLLMLGICLLAPGWLWLAGRGLPWASGGAALLGLGLLVSLAVGQRFDARNPRPTGLLYLVDADAKTARWVSSDPVLNDWTRAYLGGDPKREAVDALPEVKGPFWNAPAPAPGEDVRGPAVETRLEAGEGGRRKVSLHITPSRPDAAFVDVQVLPGDAVVSARLAGQQAPGDTLRTRNAAQGVLFRYWVPSSGGFDLELELTASGSPTVRVGEHTYAVPASVTQGLPARPEDSMPVPFGEGLDEGTRVTRTLRLEAAAMEVSPGPTP, from the coding sequence ATGAGCGACACCGCCCCGACCGCGGGCCTGGACCGGAGTGCCTCCTCTCGCGCGTCGTCGGTAGCACGGTGGGTGACCGCGGTGCTCGGCCTGGGCGTGATCCTGCTGGTGCTGCGCGGAGGCTCCCTGCCAGCGCCGGTGCCCGCCTCCGCGCCCGGGGAGCGGTTCTCCGCCGAGCGCGCCCGGGAACACCTGCGCTTCATTGGCGCCGAACCCCACGCCCTCGGAACGCCCAGGCACGCGGAGGTGCGCGACTACCTGCAAGCGCGCCTGCGCGACGTGGGTGCGGAGGTCCAGGTCCAACGCGCGCCCGTCTTCGCGCCCGCCCAGGGCATCCCCCGGCCCGCCGCGAACGTGGAGAACGTCGTGGGCCGGCTTCGCGCGAGGGACGGCGCGAAGGGCACCACCGTGATGCTGGTGGCCCACTACGACTCCGTGCCCACGGGGCCGGGCGCGTCCGACAATGGCGCCGCCGTCGCCTCCATCCTGGAGGTCGCGCGGGCGCTCCAGCAGGGGCCGGCGCTCGCGGGCGATGTGCTGCTCCTGTTCACGGACGCGGAGGAGCAGCACCTGCTGGGCAGCACGGCCTTCGCGGCCTCCCACCCCTGGGCCCGCGAATCGGGCGTGGTCCTCAACGTGGACGCTCGCGGCAACGCGGGGCCGCTCCTGATGTTCGAGGTCTCCCCCGGCGGCGGCTGGCTCGTGCGCAGGCTCGCCGAGGAGGCCCCCGACGTCGGCGCCGGTTCGCTCTTCACGGCCGTGTATCAGCGGATGAAGAACGCGACGGACTTCACGGCGCTGCGGCAGGGCGGCTGGCAGGGGCTGAACTTCGCCAACGTGGAGGGCACGCAGGCCTACCATTCGCGCAAGGAGACCGTGGACGCGGTCTCCGATGGGCTCCTCCAGCAGCAGGGCGACACGCTGCTCGCGCTCACCCGGCGCATCTCCCGCGAGCCGTCCGTGCCGGAGGGCGAGGAGCTCATCTACTTCAACGCAGGCCCGCTGCGCGTCCACTACCCCCGGTCCTGGGCCGCCCCGCTGGCGGTCCTCTGGGGCGGCCTGTTCGTGTTCGCCATCTTCCGGGCACGCCAGCGCAAGCAATTGCGCCTGTGGGCCGTGCTGCGGGAGTCGGTGGTGCTGTTGCTCGTGGGCTTCCTGGCCAGCAGCCTCGCGCGGCTCGCGTGGCCGCTGCTGAAGGCCCTCCAGCCCGGCTTCCGCGCCCTCAGCCGCTCGGAGACGCAGGACAACGCGCGCTTCATCCTCGCGGTGGTGCTGTGGGTGATGGCGGCGATGGGCGTCGGGCTGTACCTGCGCCGGCGCGCGCCGGTGATGGAGCTGGCGGCGGGCGGCTGCGTGCCGTGGGCGGTGATCTGCATCGCGGTGAGCATCGTGTTGCCGGGCGCGAGCGCGCTGTTCCTCTGGCCCTTCGCGGGCATGGTCCTGCTGCTCTTGTGGCTGGGACGCCGGGGGACGGAGCCGCTCCCCCAATGGCACGTGCCGCTGTGGGGACTGGCGGCGCTGCCGCTCCTGCTGTTGCTGCCCGGCGTGCTGGCCACGTTCTACACGGTGCTGCCGCTGGAGCGGGCCGCGGTGCCTTCCGACCTGCTGATGCTCGGCATCTGCCTGCTCGCGCCCGGCTGGCTGTGGTTGGCGGGCCGGGGACTGCCGTGGGCGTCGGGCGGGGCCGCGCTGCTGGGCCTGGGGCTGCTGGTGTCGCTCGCCGTGGGTCAGCGCTTCGACGCGCGAAACCCGCGCCCCACGGGCCTGCTGTACCTGGTGGACGCGGACGCGAAGACGGCGCGCTGGGTGTCCTCGGATCCCGTGCTCAACGACTGGACGCGCGCGTACCTGGGCGGCGACCCGAAGCGGGAGGCCGTGGACGCGCTGCCGGAGGTGAAGGGGCCGTTCTGGAACGCGCCGGCACCGGCGCCCGGGGAGGACGTGCGGGGGCCCGCGGTCGAGACGCGGCTGGAGGCAGGGGAGGGCGGGCGCCGGAAGGTGTCGCTCCACATCACCCCGTCCCGCCCGGACGCGGCCTTCGTGGACGTGCAGGTGCTGCCCGGGGACGCGGTGGTGTCGGCACGGCTCGCGGGCCAGCAGGCCCCGGGCGACACGCTGCGGACTCGCAACGCGGCCCAGGGCGTGCTGTTTCGCTACTGGGTGCCGTCCTCCGGGGGCTTCGACCTGGAGCTGGAGCTGACGGCCAGCGGCAGCCCCACGGTGAGGGTGGGCGAGCACACCTACGCGGTGCCTGCGTCGGTGACGCAGGGGCTGCCCGCGCGCCCGGAGGACAGCATGCCGGTGCCCTTCGGAGAGGGTCTGGACGAGGGCACGCGAGTGACGCGGACGCTCCGGCTGGAGGCCGCGGCGATGGAGGTCTCTCCCGGCCCCACGCCCTGA
- a CDS encoding LysR family transcriptional regulator, producing MDDIALPTPRLDVRDLRVVLALAAAGTTARAAAALHLTQPAVSRALLAAEERLGTQLFDRTPRGLVPTPAGQELVAGATRILVELGDLEHRVRAPVAPSIRLRLVCECYTAYHWLPSALVTLRKSLPGLHLSLAVEHTQDPVPALVAGELDVALLTTSTVPRAGLETRPLFSDEIIFVVAASHPLASRRALTREDLREHTLLTGQTPAAESHWFMTQVFGRERPRLRVERLPLTEALLDVARAGLGVAVLSEWISTPHLGKGDLVVKRLASGPLRRPWRMAWRKEVGDAALRLLAALESTVPRGLMAG from the coding sequence ATGGATGACATCGCCCTGCCCACCCCTCGCCTCGACGTGCGCGACCTGCGCGTGGTGCTGGCCCTGGCCGCCGCCGGAACCACCGCCCGGGCCGCGGCCGCGCTGCACCTCACGCAGCCGGCGGTGAGCCGCGCGCTGCTCGCGGCGGAGGAGCGGCTGGGCACGCAACTCTTCGACCGGACTCCGCGCGGGCTTGTCCCCACCCCAGCGGGGCAGGAGCTCGTCGCGGGCGCCACGCGAATCCTGGTGGAGCTGGGCGACCTGGAGCACCGCGTGCGCGCGCCGGTGGCCCCGTCCATCCGCCTGCGGCTCGTGTGCGAGTGCTACACCGCCTACCACTGGCTGCCGTCCGCGCTGGTGACGCTGCGCAAGAGCCTGCCGGGCCTTCACCTGTCCCTGGCGGTGGAGCACACCCAGGACCCCGTCCCCGCCCTGGTGGCCGGAGAGCTGGACGTGGCGCTCCTCACGACGTCCACCGTCCCCCGCGCCGGCCTGGAGACACGGCCGCTCTTCTCGGACGAGATCATCTTCGTGGTGGCCGCGTCGCACCCCCTGGCGTCCCGCCGGGCGCTCACCCGCGAGGACCTCCGCGAGCACACACTCCTCACAGGGCAGACGCCCGCGGCGGAGTCACACTGGTTCATGACGCAGGTCTTCGGCCGCGAGCGGCCCCGGCTCCGCGTGGAGCGGCTGCCGCTCACGGAGGCCCTCCTCGACGTGGCGCGCGCGGGCCTGGGCGTCGCGGTGCTCTCCGAGTGGATCTCCACCCCGCACCTGGGCAAGGGAGACCTCGTCGTGAAGCGGCTCGCGTCCGGGCCCTTGCGAAGGCCCTGGCGGATGGCCTGGAGGAAGGAGGTGGGAGACGCCGCGCTCCGCCTCCTCGCCGCGCTCGAGTCCACGGTGCCCCGGGGACTCATGGCGGGTTAG
- a CDS encoding glutathione binding-like protein — protein MQLYFSPLSCSVATRVCLYEAGTEATYIEVDSKTKRTLDGSNYLDVHPLGLVPALRTDDGDVLTENAAILQYLAGALPRAELAPTDSRGRVRLQQWLSFIGTELHKATFSPLLDASSTEGVRSYALEKGTHRLAYLEKHLTGREFLLERFSVADAYLVTVLGWSAATPIDLKKWPALSDYFARLQKRPSVAKAFSEERKLYMAQLEKRKPVP, from the coding sequence ATGCAGCTCTACTTCTCCCCCCTGTCTTGTTCGGTCGCGACCCGCGTCTGCCTGTACGAGGCGGGCACGGAGGCGACGTACATCGAAGTCGACTCGAAGACGAAGCGCACGCTCGATGGGAGCAACTACCTGGACGTGCATCCGCTCGGGCTCGTCCCCGCGCTGCGCACCGATGACGGAGACGTGCTCACGGAGAACGCCGCCATCCTGCAATACCTGGCCGGGGCGCTGCCTCGGGCGGAGCTCGCGCCGACCGACAGCCGGGGGCGCGTGCGGCTCCAGCAGTGGCTGTCCTTCATCGGGACCGAGCTGCACAAGGCGACCTTCTCCCCGCTCCTCGACGCGTCGTCGACCGAGGGCGTCAGGAGTTATGCCCTGGAGAAGGGGACCCACCGGCTCGCCTACCTGGAGAAGCACCTCACCGGACGCGAGTTCCTGCTGGAGCGCTTCAGCGTCGCGGACGCGTACCTGGTGACGGTGCTCGGCTGGAGCGCGGCGACGCCCATCGACCTGAAGAAGTGGCCCGCGCTCAGCGACTACTTCGCGCGCCTGCAGAAGCGGCCCAGCGTCGCGAAGGCCTTCTCCGAGGAGCGGAAGCTCTACATGGCCCAGCTCGAGAAGCGCAAGCCGGTGCCGTGA
- a CDS encoding endonuclease/exonuclease/phosphatase family protein, with the protein MASYSDAEGPRYSGDYRPVQPTAVEPPSSVTVVTYNLAFAEQVGEAVASLSSPPLSNADVIAMQEMDAPAVERIARELGLSYVYYPASVAKDGDDFGNAVLSRWPITADQKINLPHDDPYHQQHRIGVAATLDVQGTPLQVVSVHGATPIVGLGARLDQAETVIHAVEGAAPSQVIAGDFNTSDPGSLTQTVKLFSQWGFQWASEGVGDTVDSVIGGLPLDSVFARGLTPVERGVDKRPSGSDHQPVWVRFAWPR; encoded by the coding sequence ATGGCGAGCTATTCCGACGCGGAGGGGCCTCGCTACAGCGGGGACTACCGGCCCGTGCAACCCACCGCCGTGGAGCCCCCCTCCTCGGTCACCGTGGTGACGTACAACCTCGCGTTCGCCGAGCAGGTGGGCGAGGCGGTCGCGTCCCTGTCGAGCCCTCCGCTCTCCAACGCGGACGTCATCGCGATGCAGGAGATGGACGCCCCCGCGGTGGAGCGGATCGCCCGGGAGCTGGGGCTGTCCTACGTCTACTACCCCGCCTCCGTGGCCAAGGACGGTGACGACTTCGGCAACGCCGTGCTGAGCCGGTGGCCCATCACCGCGGACCAGAAGATCAACCTTCCCCACGACGACCCGTATCACCAGCAACACCGCATCGGGGTGGCCGCGACGCTGGACGTCCAGGGGACCCCCCTCCAGGTGGTTTCGGTGCACGGCGCGACCCCCATCGTCGGGCTGGGCGCGCGGCTGGACCAGGCGGAGACCGTCATCCACGCGGTCGAAGGCGCGGCGCCTTCGCAGGTCATCGCCGGTGACTTCAACACCTCCGACCCGGGGAGCCTGACGCAGACCGTGAAGCTGTTCTCGCAGTGGGGCTTCCAGTGGGCCTCCGAAGGGGTGGGGGACACCGTGGACTCCGTCATCGGCGGCCTGCCGCTGGACTCCGTCTTCGCCCGGGGACTCACTCCGGTGGAGCGCGGCGTGGACAAGCGCCCCTCCGGGAGCGACCACCAGCCCGTCTGGGTGCGCTTCGCATGGCCGCGATGA